The DNA window TCTCCTTGCTTGAGGGTGTATCCTGTTTCTATATCCTCTATCTTCATGACATTCTGCACTTTTACATCTCCTACAACCATTGATACCACTGCATTTATAGCTTTTGGTTCCTCTATTGTTATGACTTCTTCCTTTGGTTCCTCAACTTTGGACCCAAGAAGTTTAAAAGCAGTAGTTAATATCTCTTCGTAGAAGATGAGTATACCTGCCGTTAGTAGAACTAAGATAAGAGATACTCCTAAAAGTAGTTTGGGTGTTTTTCTCATATATACCTCCTCTTTGATAAGGACCATATTTTTGTTGACTTTTTCCAATTTACTGAAATTTAGACTTTCCTTTATAATTTTCTCCTTGTCTTCCATTTCTAACCTCCTGATAAATATACGATTGAGTAGCTCAACCTTTGCAATTGTTAATCTTCTATGGTTTCATCTATGAATGCACTTCCGACCACTGTGGTGTTATGATACATTACTGCTAATTGTCCGGGGGTAATTGCGAATTGTTTTTCGTCAAAAATCACTCTAACTCTGTTTTCATCAAGAAGCTCAAGGTATCCTTCTCCTCCTTCACTTTTATATCTGACTTTCACTAGGAACCTACCTTTTTGTATTGGGCGGTCCCATATCCAGTTTAGATTTGACCCGATAAAACCTCTAAAGTATGGGCTTTCAGAAACAACAAGAAGATTTTTCTCAGAATCTTTATGCTTTAAGTAGACTCTTCTTCCAAGACTGATCTCTAAGCCTCTTCTCTGACCTATTGTGTAAAAGTATATCCCTTTATGTTTGCCTATTGTAACACCCCTCTCGTCCACTACAATTCCCTCTCTAGGTTCTACTCCGTTTTCAATCAAAAACTTAGGAATATCTCCATTTCGGATAAAACAGAGATCTTGGCTTTCTCTAGCGTAAGGTTTAAGTGGAAGATTTGCGTCTTTTGCTATTCTTTTTACTTCATCTTTTGAGATATCTGCTAGAGGGAAGATAACTTTTGATAACTGAAACTTATTAAGTCTTGCAAGAAAGTATGATTGATCTTTAGATTTATCTTTTGCTTGCTTAAGTAGCACCTGGTCTCCTGATTTTTCAACCTTGGCATAA is part of the Brevinematia bacterium genome and encodes:
- the mnmA gene encoding tRNA 2-thiouridine(34) synthase MnmA, yielding MPVVYVGMSGGVDSSVSALLLKEQGYDVRGLTLILSGIEGERKCCSVDEVRYAGYVCKYLGIPHETLDLRELFRAKIINYFVREHLKGRTPNACVNCNLHFKFGYLLEYALSKGADFIATGHYAKVEKSGDQVLLKQAKDKSKDQSYFLARLNKFQLSKVIFPLADISKDEVKRIAKDANLPLKPYARESQDLCFIRNGDIPKFLIENGVEPREGIVVDERGVTIGKHKGIYFYTIGQRRGLEISLGRRVYLKHKDSEKNLLVVSESPYFRGFIGSNLNWIWDRPIQKGRFLVKVRYKSEGGEGYLELLDENRVRVIFDEKQFAITPGQLAVMYHNTTVVGSAFIDETIED